A single Natrinema pellirubrum DSM 15624 DNA region contains:
- a CDS encoding DUF5793 family protein: protein MRREHFTLDVTHIDWVETDGEPRKPSVSIDFTGPATMLRERLTGPDGDVLDASETDVALRLQGPLGDDTQGVVSVTNRVTGEFILELNEDADDVLQFIRAARGYGEAAAEDDGRYEVTITLDGDQFVSYDKGTFLVYDDDGSLLRQHSLIPSGVEL, encoded by the coding sequence ATGAGGCGCGAGCACTTCACGCTAGACGTCACGCACATCGACTGGGTCGAAACCGACGGCGAACCACGCAAGCCATCGGTATCGATCGACTTCACCGGCCCGGCGACGATGCTTCGCGAGCGCCTGACTGGCCCCGACGGCGACGTCCTCGACGCGAGCGAGACCGACGTCGCACTCCGGCTCCAGGGGCCGCTCGGGGACGACACTCAGGGAGTCGTGAGCGTGACCAACCGGGTCACCGGCGAGTTCATTCTCGAACTCAACGAGGACGCTGACGACGTCCTGCAGTTCATCCGCGCGGCCCGGGGCTACGGCGAGGCGGCCGCCGAGGACGACGGCCGCTACGAGGTCACGATCACGCTCGATGGCGACCAGTTCGTCAGCTACGACAAGGGAACGTTCCTCGTCTACGACGACGACGGGAGCCTGCTTCGCCAGCACAGCCTGATCCCGAGCGGCGTCGAACTCTAG
- a CDS encoding ABC transporter ATP-binding protein — MANGHLLTTAAEDGTREPTGAPTADEAVLELDGIAKRYGSEDVIGDLSLSVRDGEILTLLGPSGCGKTTTLRLIAGLERPNDGRVRLEGDTVAGEGRFVPPEQRDVGVVFQDFALFPHLSARENVAFGLKDWTESERDARVDELLELVGLADHGDDHPDELSGGQQQRIALARSLAPEPEMLLLDEPFSNLDVDLRVEMREEVRRIIKETGVTAVSVTHDQEEALSISDRVAVMNDGDIEQIDTPQRVFQQPESRFVAGFLGHASFLPGEVHGDHVDTALGRVLRDDVNGLAHQYDGSIVDLLVRPDDVTAYPAEGAEADGRVVYRRYLGPTVLYRVELDGGETIECMHNHSDRIDLDERVGVRVTADHDLAWFPADHREDETDAAVTSDDD; from the coding sequence ATGGCGAACGGACACCTACTTACTACGGCCGCCGAGGACGGAACGCGGGAACCTACTGGAGCGCCGACGGCCGATGAGGCGGTCCTCGAGCTCGACGGCATCGCCAAGCGATACGGCAGCGAGGACGTCATCGGCGACCTGTCGCTGTCAGTTCGCGACGGCGAAATCTTGACCCTGCTTGGCCCCTCCGGCTGTGGGAAGACCACGACGCTCCGGCTGATCGCCGGCCTCGAGCGACCCAACGACGGCCGGGTTCGATTGGAAGGCGACACCGTCGCCGGTGAGGGCCGGTTCGTGCCGCCGGAACAACGCGACGTCGGGGTCGTCTTTCAAGACTTCGCCCTCTTTCCACATCTGAGCGCACGCGAAAACGTCGCCTTCGGGCTGAAAGACTGGACGGAGAGCGAGCGCGACGCCCGTGTCGACGAACTGCTCGAACTCGTCGGGCTTGCCGACCACGGCGACGACCACCCGGACGAACTCTCGGGTGGCCAGCAACAGCGGATCGCGCTCGCCCGATCGCTCGCGCCCGAGCCGGAGATGCTGTTGCTCGACGAGCCCTTCTCGAATCTGGACGTGGACCTCCGCGTCGAGATGCGCGAGGAGGTCCGCCGGATCATCAAAGAAACGGGCGTGACCGCGGTTTCGGTCACTCACGATCAGGAGGAGGCGCTGTCGATCTCCGACCGAGTCGCCGTGATGAACGACGGCGACATCGAACAGATCGACACCCCACAGCGGGTCTTCCAACAGCCCGAATCACGGTTCGTCGCGGGCTTTCTCGGCCATGCCAGTTTCCTCCCGGGCGAGGTCCATGGCGATCACGTCGATACCGCGCTCGGGCGCGTCCTCCGCGACGACGTCAACGGGCTCGCCCACCAGTACGACGGCAGCATCGTCGACCTGCTGGTGCGGCCCGACGACGTGACGGCCTACCCCGCAGAGGGGGCGGAGGCCGACGGCCGGGTCGTCTACCGCCGCTATCTCGGTCCGACGGTCCTCTATCGGGTCGAACTCGACGGCGGCGAAACGATCGAGTGCATGCACAACCACTCCGACCGGATCGATCTTGACGAACGCGTCGGGGTCCGGGTCACCGCCGATCACGACCTCGCGTGGTTCCCCGCCGACCACCGCGAGGACGAGACCGACGCGGCTGTGACCTCCGACGACGACTGA